The Chitinophaga niabensis genomic interval ATGCCATCAGTTGCCATAAACCTTAGGATATCGAATTGATCATTTGATTTTATAACTCCTATTTTGTCTGGGCTATGCCCAAAGTTGGCTTCGCAGACAAAAATAAAGTAGCCATGCTCCCTGAGTTTATCTTTTAAGCTATAAACTCCTTCCTTTGCATCTTTCCCGGCATATTCAAACTGCAGGCCATCAGCTTGCAAAGCTGGCGGGAGATCTTCTCTTTTGGCGTCAGACATCTCAAGATTAGGTGCTAACGTAGCAAATTCTCCTGAACTTATTTTTTTTAGTTCGTCAATAATAAAACTCTCAAATGTATTCATGATTTTTTTTTGGCGTACCGGGAATTGCTTCTAAAATAAACATAAATTAGATATTATGAGAACGGAAACAGAGCTCCTCCATGAAATAACTACCTGGGCTGGGAAGAATGAAGCCATCCGCGCCATCCTCCTCACCAGCTCCCGCGCCAATGGCAAAGCAGACCTCTTATCTGACTACGATATAGAGTTCGTAGTTAATGATCTCCCGGAATTCCTCAAAGATGATTCCTGGCTAAAAACCTTCGGCCATCCGGTATCTGTGGTTGTTGAAAATGAAGAAGCTTTTGATGGAGAAAATGCCATGCGCATGGTGTTCTACGATGATTACATCAAGGTCGATTTCAAACTTTACGCCATAGGTAAATTCATAGAACAGGTCAATAAGCCGGAGTTGCAGGAAGATTGGGACGTAGGTTACAAAATACTGATCGATAAAGACGGCCTCACCAAAGGGATGAAACCCCCTACAGCAAAATCCGTCACCATCGTAAAACCAACAGAGGAAGAATTCCAGTTTTTTATCAATGATGCCTGGTTCTGCATGCCCTACATCGCCAAATGCCTCTGGAGAGACCAGCTGTTCTATGCAAAACATGTAGGAGATAGTATCATGCGCTTCGAAGATTTTCAGAAGATCATTGAATGGTATATTGGCATGCAGCATAACTGGCAACTCAATCCCAACAAATACGGCCGGCTCTTCAAACAATACCTGGAACCCGATCTCTGGAAAAGGATAGAGGCTACCTTTACCGGAGCAGATATAGAAGATAACTGGAAAGCTTTATTTGCTTATGCGGAAGTAGTAAGGGAATTGGGCAAAGCTATTGCAGAAAAACTACATTACACTTACCCGCAGGAACTGGATGAAAAAATATCCGCTTATCTCCATAAGATAAAACACCTGGATAAAAACGCAACGGATATAAAATGAAAATACTCATCTTCGGCGCATCAGGTGCAGGTTCTACCACACAGGGAAAAGATCTTTCTGCTGTATTGAACATTCCCTATTTTGATACTGATCATTATTTCTGGGAAACATCTTTTACTGTAAAAAGAGATCCCGTCACCAGGAATAGTATGCTGAAAGCTGATCTTGCAAAGCAGGAAAGTTTCATAGTAGGAGGTTCCCTGGTAAGCTGGGGAGATGAATGGACAAGTATTTTCGATCGTGCTATATTTCTATACCTTCCACCGGATATCAGGCTGGAAAGATTGAGGAAGAGAGAGTTCGAAAGATATGGAGACGTTATTTACACAGATCCCGAAAGAACGAAATTATACGAAGAATTCATGGACTGGGCTGCCAGTTATGATACAGATACACCGAGAAGAAGCCTCGCCGTACATGAAGCATGGATGAAGAAACTAACATGCCCCGTGCTCACTATTAAAGAAGACCTTTCCGTAGAAAGCAGGCGGGAGAGGATTCAGGTATTTATTAGAAAAAATTAAGCCGGTAGCATATAACCTACCGGCTTAATTTTCTTTAATTCAATCCTTCAATAGATACATTACCCGGACCTCCAATTAAGAGGAGTGTATTCCAGAACCCAAATAATACACCCGTATCGTAACCATTACTATAATAAATCTCCCTGCGTGATATTACGCCGTTATAACTATCGAGAAGATAACGGGTGCTCGCATTCTCACCATATATACGCCAGTAAATGCCATCAAAACGAAATTCCCAATCACAATCAGGACCAGGATAGTTGCCGATTTCATAATAACCATAGTGCCTGATACCACGTGCCCATTTAACAGAGGCGGTACCGGGGAAACTTACAAGAGGGCATGCCATAGCACTAACATCGCCTTTCTTGGCTTGATGCAAAGCAACGATCTCCTTGGTCTCCTCTTTAGACAGTTGGTTTATTTGTTTATTGAACTTGGTAGCTGCTTCTTCCTGTAACTGCGTCAGACCTTGTTTTGTTTTCCGGAGCTGTAAACCGATGGTTACTTCTTGCGCAGCACTCACACGACCGTTATTATCAGCAGCTATTTTCTTTGCTAATTGCAAAGAATCCTTTTGCAGGCGGATAGCAAAATATTCTTCCAGCTCTTTTTCGTTCAGTGATGCATAGATCGCTAAAGTAGCCGCATCGCCTGATGGATCGCTAGGCAGATTCATTTTCTCCCATAGGTCCGTTAAAGAAACCTTTTCTTTAGGTGTTTCAACAGCTGTACCCGTTTTATCTTTCTGGCATGCAGCAATAGTGATAGTAAGCCCAAGCGCCATGCCGGACGTTAATTTTAACCAATTTTTCATGATAGATTTTTTAAAGAATAAACATTGCGTAAATGACATGATCCTGTACTAAGCCTTGCAGGAATGGCTTTGGACAGTCCCCCCACCGGAAGGAAACGGCATGCAGCCTCCTGTCCGCTTTCAGCGGTAATAATTGAAGAAAGTAAAGGGAAAGTAACAAAAGGGGTTTAAAGGATTAAGAATTATGGTTTATCGATGCGCATCATTAGAAGGAGATCTTTTGGTAATCCTGCCGGTAATTCTTAGGTTGGCAATTCTTAAATTTTTTAAACTGCCGGTAAAAGAAAGGAAGGCTTTCAAACCCTGAAGCATAGCATACTTCACTCACCTGTTTATCTGTTTCTATTAATAGTTTGCATGCCCTGTTGATTTTATATTCATTCAGAAATTCAAAAAAGGGTTTCTTCATCGTTTTACTGAAGAAGCGGGAAAAGTATTCCTCCGTCATGTTCAGCTTGGATGAAATATCTGCTAACGATATCTGTTGTTTATAATTCGTTTGAATAAATTTATACACTGCATTGATGCGTTCCTTATCATTAAGATTAAGGTCAACCATAAACTCCTGCTCACACAGATAACGAAACTCCGTGTTGAGGGACAGCTCTTGTAATATCTGCAGGAGTATCATCAGCCTTTCAAAAGAAGAGGCATTCACCAGGTCAATGAACTTCGGTTTTAGCCTGCTGGCAACATGGGTATCTATTTTAATCCCCTTGCTCATAGCAGCTAATAACTTGCGCACCGTTTCAAACTCAATGCTCTGCATCCAGGTTTTATCAAGGAATTCCTCTTTCAGATAAATAACAATAGCGATCACCTGCTGTGATGGATCTGCTGTATGGTTCCATGCATGAGGCAGGTTAGAACCCAGTAGTACAAGATCATCTTCATAAAAGTTCTCTATCGTATTTCCCACATAACGCACACCCTTTCCATTCAGTATATAAGTGATCTCCAGCTCCGGATGGTAATGCCAGGGATAATCGAACACTTCACTCGTATTCTGGAACTCCACTTTGAACAGATTGGATTCAGATGGAATCGGTTTGTATCGCGGTTTCATGGGTTGAATATATACAAAACCGTTCGGATTTTTAAGCATAGAAGGCCTATAAGCACGGAATAGGGTACTAATTAGTGCAAATAGGATAGCTGTCTGCGTAAACAGCAAAAAACTCCAAAATAGGATACAGATTCAGCAAGATGGTATAGTCTCCAGGAGAGGCTAACGAATACTTTTGTACAGCAACCAAGGTCTGCATACGCAATTTTCTTCCTGTTTTGACCCGCCACTATTATATCAATCAAAACTATTCTTATGAATTTACGCGCAATTAAATTCGTAAAAGCCGTCAGGTCATTACTACCGCTTTTGCTGCTCCTGCATACTGCAGGCGTTTTTGCCCAAACGCGGATAACTGTTACAGGGAAGATCACAGCCAGCGGTTCCCCTTTACCATATGTATCCGTGTCCATTCAGGGAACATCACAGGGAGCTACTACAAATGAACAGGGTATCTTCACCCTTAACGCCCAGATTGGCCAGACCTTGATCATTTCTCATATGGGATTTGGCAGGAAAGAAGTGAAGATCACTAACCAGGAGCCACTGAACATCACGCTGGAATCTACCGCGCAGGACATCCTGAACGATGTGGTGGTAGTAGGTTATGGTACAAAAAAGAAGACATCCGTTACTGCGGCCATATCAACACTGAAAGGTGCTGAAGTGGCTTCACTGCCCATTTCCAACCTGAGTAATGGCTTAGGTGGAAGGGTTGCCGGAGTTGTAGTAAAACAGGGCTCAGGCGAGCCCGGGAAAGATGGCTCCAGTATTTTCATCAGGGGGATCGCATCCACAGGAGCCACACAACCCCTCATCATCGTAGATGGTATTCCACGGAGCTTTCAGCAATTGGACCCTAATTCCATTGAAACCTTTTCCATACTGAAAGATGCTGCCGCGGTAGCGCCTTATGGTGTTGCCGGTGCAAACGGTGTTATTCTCGTAACCACTAAAAAAGGTAAAACAGGTATCCCCACACTTACCTACAATGGGTATGTAGGATTTCAGAATCCCGTTAAACTACCTGATTACGTTAACTCTTATCAGTATGCCACATTAAGGAATGCGGCAGCTGTTAATGAAGGATTGCCCAAACCCTACTCCGATGCCGATCTGCAAAAATTCCAGGACGGCTCAGATCCGGATGCATATCCCACATTTAAAAACATCTGGAAAGATCTTACTAACCGGAATGCGAAACTAACCAATCACAATGTTGAAATTTCCGGTGGTACAGAGAACGTAAAGTACTATGCTGCCCTCGGATACCAGTTTCAGGAAGGTATGTGGCCTGCTACCAATACCCGCAGGTTTAATATGACACTCAACCTTGATGCAAAAGTTACCAGTACCACCAATGTTTCTTTCAACCTCAATGGACGGTATCAGAAAGACCAATATCCTTCTATCGGTACCGGCCGCATCTTTGAGCTGATAGGTTACCTGCATCCTTTATATGGCCCGCTTAAATTCAGTAACGGCATGTACGGTACTTTTGTAACCGGAAGCCTCTTCAACAGCGGATACCAGAAGATCAATACTACAGCTATCTATTCCCAGATTTCTGTTGAACAGCAATTACCTTTTCTGCCCGGCCTGAAAGCAAAGGGAACCATTGCATTTGACCCTACTTATGCAATGAATAAAACCTGGGCTAAACCGGTTCAGCGCGCAAGCCTCGATAAGTCCCAGACACCCTATGTGATCAAAGACGGTATCTTCGGCCCAACAAAAGCTTCCCTGAGCCAAAGTTATGCAAACGACTACCAGCTGACTTATCAGTTTGGCCTGAACTACGACAGGTCTTTCGGAAAACACGGCCTGAGCCTGCTGGGATTATTTGAAGCCAAGAGCAACGATTATCTCAGTTTAGGTGCCAGCAGAAGGAACTATAATTTATCGATCGATGAGATCAGCCTCGGAAGCGCCAGCCAGGCAGATATGAGCACATCCGGAACATCCAGCGCTGCCAGGCAGATGGGTTTGGTATACCGGATTGCATATGACTACAACAGAAAATACCTGCTGGAAGCTAGTGGCCGGTATGATGGTAGTTATTATTTCTCTCCTGATAACAGGTTCGGATTCTTCCCTGCATTTTCTGTAGGATGGCGTTTGTCTGAAGAACACTTTATCAAAGACAATTACAATTGGATCAATAACCTGAAGATCAGGGCTTCTTATGGAGAAGTAGGCGCATTGGCTGGAAGCCCTTTCCAGTTCATGAGCACTTATAGCGTACTGGGAACAAACTATGTGTTGGGAGGTAATGCCGTACAGGGTATCCGTGAAAGAGCAGAACCTAACCCTAATATTACCTGGGAACGCGCCAAAAAAACAGATGTTGGTTTAGAAGTGAATTTATGGAAAGGCCTGCTGAATGTTGAAGCGGATTACTTCTATGAAAAACGCTCTAACATGCTGGTGAACCCGGATGTAATTGTACCTGCTGAATATGGCATAGGATTAAGCCAGGTGAATGCAGGTGTAATGGAAAACCGTGGTTTCGATCTTTCTGTCAGCTCTGTATATGATGTATCAAAAGATCTGCATCTTTCTTTGGGCGCTAATTTAACCTATGCAAAGAACAAAGTACTGCAGGTATTTGAATCCGCTACTACCTATAACAATCCTAACCGCCGTATAACAGGAAAACCCCTGGGCACGCAGTTCGGCTTCCACGCGCTGGGTTATTTCCAACAAAGTGATTTTGATGGATCGGGAGCATTGAAATCCGGTATTGCCACACAACCATGGGGAGCTGTGAAGCCCGGAGATATCCGGTATGAGGATATCAATAAAGATGGTAAGATCAATGATGCTGATCTCACTGTGATAGGAGACCCCAATGCTGCACCCAGGATCATCTATGGTATTGCTCCGGGTATAAAGTATAAAACTATTTCCCTCGATCTGTTGTTCCAGGGAGCTGCCAAAACCAATTGGTATTATCACGGCTCTTCTATCATGCCATTCTGGGAAACCATGCTTCCCTATGTACACAACTTTGATTACTGGACACCGGAAAATCCAAATGCTGCCAACCCGAGGCTGACTTCTTCACCTACCGTGAACAATTCACAGCGCTCGTCTTTCTGGATGGCCAATGCCGCTTATCTGCGTCTGAAAAGCGCTACCCTTTCCTATAACCTACCTGCTAATGTACTCAGCAAAATAAAAATGCAGAACATCAGGATCTATTTATCCGGGCAGAACATTTTTACCTGGACGAAGCTGATCAATTACGACCCGGAGATAGGCAGGAACGATTCAGGGCATCCGGATAGTGCCTGGGGATACCCCAATCAAAAGACCCTTTCTGTAGGTGCAAACATTACTTTCTAATCCAATAAAAAAGCTGATATGAAACGTCAACTTTTAGTTATAACATTAATGGCATTCACCTTTTTCTCCTGTAAGAAATTTCTGGAAGTAAATCCAAGAGATCAGGTGTCTGATGGAACGCTTTGGGAGAATACAGCCAATGCAGACCTTTTCCTGAATGATATCTACGCATCTGTTCCCAGCACAGATGTCAGTGATCCCTGGGAGAATTATTCCGATAATTCCATGAACGGACAGGCAGGAAGGATAAGCACTAATATCTATGGCCCTTCCATTTATACACCCAGTAATGCACCCGGCTTTTGGGGCCAATACACCAATATCAGAAAGGCAAACCTGTTTATTGCTAAAGCAACTGCTTCCAAATTACCGGAAGCATGGAAAAAAACAAGAATTGCTGAAGCACGGTTCCTGCGCGCCTATTTCTATTCTCTCTTATGGACTTACCATGGCGGTGTGCCCATTATCAAGGAAGTGCTGAACCTCAAAGAACAGGGTGAAGAAGTTTTCAGAGCACGTAATACAGCCCAGGAAACATTTAACTTCATTACCACCGAACTGAATGAGATCGCACCTGACCTTGATGTAACGGCAGAGTCCGGAAGAGCAACCAGGGGCGCTGCACTCACACTAAAAGGTTCCTGCGAGTTATTTAATGCAGGTGCTTTACACAATCCCACAAATGATAAAGCAAAATGGGAGCTGGCTGCCACTACATTTAAAAAAGTGATAGACCAGAATACTTATA includes:
- a CDS encoding aminoglycoside 6-adenylyltransferase, which encodes MRTETELLHEITTWAGKNEAIRAILLTSSRANGKADLLSDYDIEFVVNDLPEFLKDDSWLKTFGHPVSVVVENEEAFDGENAMRMVFYDDYIKVDFKLYAIGKFIEQVNKPELQEDWDVGYKILIDKDGLTKGMKPPTAKSVTIVKPTEEEFQFFINDAWFCMPYIAKCLWRDQLFYAKHVGDSIMRFEDFQKIIEWYIGMQHNWQLNPNKYGRLFKQYLEPDLWKRIEATFTGADIEDNWKALFAYAEVVRELGKAIAEKLHYTYPQELDEKISAYLHKIKHLDKNATDIK
- a CDS encoding DUF4253 domain-containing protein, giving the protein MNTFESFIIDELKKISSGEFATLAPNLEMSDAKREDLPPALQADGLQFEYAGKDAKEGVYSLKDKLREHGYFIFVCEANFGHSPDKIGVIKSNDQFDILRFMATDGINYDIENADVIEKLQQWHSKYPFEIVGAAQDWVEAKFVGALPDFNAFAQDVYDFCPDIVDQGTETVEALGDEMKNSAALYLWWD
- a CDS encoding AraC family transcriptional regulator, which encodes MKPRYKPIPSESNLFKVEFQNTSEVFDYPWHYHPELEITYILNGKGVRYVGNTIENFYEDDLVLLGSNLPHAWNHTADPSQQVIAIVIYLKEEFLDKTWMQSIEFETVRKLLAAMSKGIKIDTHVASRLKPKFIDLVNASSFERLMILLQILQELSLNTEFRYLCEQEFMVDLNLNDKERINAVYKFIQTNYKQQISLADISSKLNMTEEYFSRFFSKTMKKPFFEFLNEYKINRACKLLIETDKQVSEVCYASGFESLPFFYRQFKKFKNCQPKNYRQDYQKISF
- a CDS encoding SusC/RagA family TonB-linked outer membrane protein, translating into MNLRAIKFVKAVRSLLPLLLLLHTAGVFAQTRITVTGKITASGSPLPYVSVSIQGTSQGATTNEQGIFTLNAQIGQTLIISHMGFGRKEVKITNQEPLNITLESTAQDILNDVVVVGYGTKKKTSVTAAISTLKGAEVASLPISNLSNGLGGRVAGVVVKQGSGEPGKDGSSIFIRGIASTGATQPLIIVDGIPRSFQQLDPNSIETFSILKDAAAVAPYGVAGANGVILVTTKKGKTGIPTLTYNGYVGFQNPVKLPDYVNSYQYATLRNAAAVNEGLPKPYSDADLQKFQDGSDPDAYPTFKNIWKDLTNRNAKLTNHNVEISGGTENVKYYAALGYQFQEGMWPATNTRRFNMTLNLDAKVTSTTNVSFNLNGRYQKDQYPSIGTGRIFELIGYLHPLYGPLKFSNGMYGTFVTGSLFNSGYQKINTTAIYSQISVEQQLPFLPGLKAKGTIAFDPTYAMNKTWAKPVQRASLDKSQTPYVIKDGIFGPTKASLSQSYANDYQLTYQFGLNYDRSFGKHGLSLLGLFEAKSNDYLSLGASRRNYNLSIDEISLGSASQADMSTSGTSSAARQMGLVYRIAYDYNRKYLLEASGRYDGSYYFSPDNRFGFFPAFSVGWRLSEEHFIKDNYNWINNLKIRASYGEVGALAGSPFQFMSTYSVLGTNYVLGGNAVQGIRERAEPNPNITWERAKKTDVGLEVNLWKGLLNVEADYFYEKRSNMLVNPDVIVPAEYGIGLSQVNAGVMENRGFDLSVSSVYDVSKDLHLSLGANLTYAKNKVLQVFESATTYNNPNRRITGKPLGTQFGFHALGYFQQSDFDGSGALKSGIATQPWGAVKPGDIRYEDINKDGKINDADLTVIGDPNAAPRIIYGIAPGIKYKTISLDLLFQGAAKTNWYYHGSSIMPFWETMLPYVHNFDYWTPENPNAANPRLTSSPTVNNSQRSSFWMANAAYLRLKSATLSYNLPANVLSKIKMQNIRIYLSGQNIFTWTKLINYDPEIGRNDSGHPDSAWGYPNQKTLSVGANITF
- a CDS encoding P-loop NTPase family protein — translated: MKILIFGASGAGSTTQGKDLSAVLNIPYFDTDHYFWETSFTVKRDPVTRNSMLKADLAKQESFIVGGSLVSWGDEWTSIFDRAIFLYLPPDIRLERLRKREFERYGDVIYTDPERTKLYEEFMDWAASYDTDTPRRSLAVHEAWMKKLTCPVLTIKEDLSVESRRERIQVFIRKN